From Acidothermus cellulolyticus 11B, a single genomic window includes:
- a CDS encoding potassium/proton antiporter, with product MTHSIELGLLVGAVVLLTAILAVRFTSRVGIPALLAYLAIGLALQALIRFDDAQLARNVGLTALALILAEGGLTTRWDDVRQYVPAGLALATVGVLVSTAGTAAAVHVVFGGSWRLDLLVGAILAPTDAAAVFSLLRRVRLPRRLAGVLEVESGLNDAPAVLLVTLLSESTDRAPLALVGLIGYELVVGAGIGLLIARLTALQLRRLALPASGLYPLAVLATAVACYALATLAQASGFLAIYVGALVLGNARLPHRPATRGFAEGVAWLAQITVFVILGLLVTPSGLPREIVPALIIGAALLLLARPASVVASIGTLRVIAAVWRTLPLRRSNTQPRFADKPRRRTVPIDLLDLREQAFVSWAGLRGAVPIVLATIPVTQRVPASDRILALVFVLVVIYTIVQGPTLPAAARLLRVVAPSEPTDLDVEAAPLEEMDADVLQLRIPEGSRLHGVEVFELRLPRGAAVTLVVRDGQSFVPTPETQLRRGDSLLIVTTARARAETERRLRAVSRRGKLAAWYGDRGT from the coding sequence GTGACGCACTCCATCGAACTCGGGCTGCTCGTCGGTGCCGTTGTCCTGCTGACCGCGATCCTCGCCGTACGGTTCACCAGCCGGGTAGGCATCCCGGCGCTCCTCGCATACCTCGCGATCGGCCTGGCCCTGCAGGCCCTCATCCGGTTCGACGACGCTCAACTCGCCCGTAACGTCGGCCTTACCGCGCTGGCCCTGATCCTCGCCGAAGGTGGCCTCACCACGCGCTGGGACGACGTCCGCCAGTACGTGCCGGCGGGGCTCGCGCTCGCAACCGTCGGGGTGCTCGTCAGCACGGCGGGCACGGCGGCTGCCGTTCACGTCGTCTTCGGCGGTTCATGGCGCCTCGACCTGCTGGTCGGGGCAATCCTCGCGCCGACCGATGCAGCGGCCGTGTTCTCGCTGTTGCGCCGGGTCCGGTTGCCCCGGCGACTGGCCGGTGTGCTGGAGGTCGAATCAGGACTCAACGACGCCCCCGCAGTCCTTCTCGTGACCCTCCTGTCGGAGTCCACCGATCGTGCCCCCCTGGCCCTCGTCGGGCTCATCGGCTACGAACTCGTCGTCGGCGCGGGCATCGGATTGCTCATCGCGCGACTGACCGCCCTCCAGCTGCGCCGATTGGCGCTTCCGGCATCCGGTCTTTACCCGCTGGCGGTCCTGGCCACGGCCGTGGCGTGCTATGCGCTGGCGACCCTCGCACAGGCGAGCGGCTTCCTCGCGATTTACGTCGGCGCTCTCGTCCTCGGCAATGCACGGCTTCCGCACCGGCCGGCGACCCGGGGCTTCGCCGAAGGCGTCGCCTGGCTGGCGCAGATCACCGTCTTCGTCATCCTGGGACTCCTCGTCACCCCAAGCGGCCTGCCCCGCGAAATCGTGCCGGCCCTCATCATCGGTGCCGCTCTGCTGCTGCTCGCCCGACCGGCGTCGGTTGTCGCATCGATCGGAACGCTCCGCGTCATAGCTGCCGTCTGGCGCACACTTCCGCTCAGGCGTAGCAACACCCAGCCTCGATTTGCTGATAAGCCGCGCCGGCGCACGGTTCCCATCGACCTCCTCGACCTGCGTGAGCAGGCCTTCGTCTCGTGGGCAGGGCTGAGAGGCGCGGTACCGATCGTGCTCGCCACGATTCCCGTCACCCAACGCGTTCCGGCCAGCGACCGTATCCTCGCGCTGGTCTTTGTTCTCGTTGTGATTTACACGATCGTGCAAGGACCAACGCTTCCCGCGGCAGCCCGGCTGCTCCGGGTCGTAGCGCCGTCCGAACCGACGGACTTGGACGTCGAAGCCGCCCCACTGGAAGAGATGGACGCCGACGTCCTGCAGCTGCGCATCCCGGAAGGTTCACGGCTGCACGGCGTCGAGGTCTTCGAATTGCGGCTGCCACGCGGCGCCGCCGTCACGCTCGTCGTCCGTGACGGCCAGAGTTTCGTGCCAACCCCGGAGACGCAGCTGCGACGCGGCGACTCCCTGCTTATTGTCACGACGGCCCGCGCCCGCGCGGAGACCGAGCGGCGGCTGCGAGCTGTGAGTCGCCGAGGGAAACTGGCCGCCTGGTACGGCGATCGCGGCACCTGA
- a CDS encoding Hsp20/alpha crystallin family protein produces MAVLVDPIRILDVLARDVRNLVGDGRAEWWMPIDLYREGDHYVVGVDLPGVDPGSIDVRVSADTLSIQAERHAPSTDGGAWLIGERPYGRFRRQITLPDGVDADRVSAGYHDGVLTVRLPLTDAAKPRRIAVREAEERHALDVAEAA; encoded by the coding sequence ATGGCGGTGCTTGTTGACCCGATCCGCATTCTCGACGTCCTCGCCCGAGACGTCAGGAATCTTGTTGGCGACGGTCGGGCCGAGTGGTGGATGCCGATCGACCTGTACCGCGAAGGTGATCACTACGTCGTCGGCGTCGACCTTCCGGGCGTTGATCCCGGTTCGATCGATGTCCGGGTCAGCGCCGACACCCTCAGCATCCAAGCCGAGCGCCACGCGCCGTCCACTGATGGTGGAGCGTGGCTGATCGGCGAGCGACCGTACGGACGGTTCCGCCGGCAGATCACCCTTCCGGACGGCGTGGACGCCGACCGCGTCTCCGCCGGCTACCACGACGGCGTCCTCACAGTCCGGCTCCCGCTGACGGACGCCGCGAAGCCTCGGCGCATCGCGGTCCGCGAGGCCGAGGAGCGCCACGCGCTGGACGTTGCGGAGGCAGCGTGA
- a CDS encoding FmdB family zinc ribbon protein: MPTYQYVCTSCGERLEVVQKFTDEPLTECPTCQGRLRKVFSSVGVVFKGSGFYRTDSRAAANGAKSESREAADKSSSGSAGTSGGSTESAAAPAGTAKAAAG; encoded by the coding sequence GTGCCCACCTACCAGTACGTGTGTACGAGCTGTGGAGAGCGCCTCGAGGTCGTGCAGAAATTCACCGACGAACCGCTGACTGAGTGTCCGACATGCCAGGGCCGGCTCCGCAAGGTCTTCTCGTCGGTCGGTGTCGTCTTCAAGGGTTCCGGTTTTTACCGCACCGACAGCCGCGCTGCAGCGAACGGAGCGAAATCCGAGTCCAGAGAGGCTGCCGATAAGAGCTCATCCGGTTCGGCAGGCACGTCAGGCGGGTCCACCGAATCCGCCGCCGCGCCGGCGGGCACGGCGAAGGCCGCAGCCGGCTGA